The Mucilaginibacter terrenus genome has a segment encoding these proteins:
- a CDS encoding amidohydrolase family protein: MKKPLLFCFFLLMIQICRAQETFPVNGSWDIRPGKYAFTNATIITGPEQTLTGATLLVNDRVIESVSTQGTIPKGYITVDLKGKFIYPGLVDAYTTYGIPDAPRQAFGQGGFGGGRVFVSTKPGAYGWNEAIKPEMNAKTVFHVNADAAEALKKNGFGTVQSLIHDGIARGTSVAVSLADERDNFVIINDQAAAHYSFSKGTAATNYPSSLMGSIALLRQTYYDAQWYKSQKTEYNISLDEFNKTQSLPQIFEVSDPQSILRAAKIAKEFGKTYIFKTDGSEYQRIAAVKGTGASLIVPLNFPAPFEIEDPLDARNVSYQQLKSWELAPTNPAALEKAGIKFALTSYGLSNTRDFWANLRTAISYGLTPKQALASLTTIPAEMLGISDKVGTLAKGKLASFIITSDTLFKAENVIYENWVEGRQYIVSKMDVADISGKYNLTGDGFANTNLTISGKPGSYEANIERTGTDSAKVRGTITRTGDDINIYFNYKNKPAGVIRLSGHISSVSPVTIRGNALLPDGGSTAFSAVYAGTAPAATAATRRDAQKPNLAVGPVIYPFAAYGYTELPKAQTVLLKNGTVWTNEKKGVLQNADVLLENGKIKAVGKNLSAAGAKVIDATGKNITAGIVDEHSHIAATGGINEGTQSVTSEVRIADVIDAEDINIYRQLAGGVTTSHILHGSANAIGGQTQLMKHRWGMLPEELKFEGADGFIKFALGENVKGSNNNITPGSVLRFPQTRMGVEEVYIDAFTRAKEYKAARAVKGSTARRDLELDALSEILDNKRFITCHSYVQSEINMLMHVADSMGFHINTFTHILEGYKVADKMKAHNIAGSTFSDWWAYKNEVAEAIPYNGKLMHEVGLITGFNSDDEEMARRLNQEAGKAVTYGHMSQEEALKLVTLNPAKMMHVDNRIGSLKAGKDADVVVWSANPLSIYAVAEKTFVDGVLYWDIEQDAARQKAMKADEGRIIQKMLDAKNAGSNTQRPAAGRRPRSYQCESLEEENFVVQDAYTEMEKERAARAAASKLK, encoded by the coding sequence ATGAAGAAACCTTTACTTTTTTGCTTTTTCCTGCTGATGATCCAAATTTGTCGCGCGCAGGAGACTTTTCCTGTTAATGGCAGCTGGGACATCCGCCCCGGGAAGTACGCGTTCACCAACGCAACAATTATTACCGGCCCCGAACAAACACTCACCGGCGCAACCCTGCTGGTGAACGATCGCGTAATTGAGTCTGTAAGCACACAGGGAACTATCCCGAAGGGGTACATCACTGTTGACCTTAAAGGCAAGTTCATTTACCCCGGCCTGGTTGATGCTTATACAACGTATGGCATACCCGATGCACCACGCCAGGCATTTGGGCAGGGCGGCTTTGGCGGCGGGCGCGTTTTTGTATCTACCAAGCCGGGAGCTTATGGCTGGAACGAAGCTATAAAGCCGGAAATGAATGCGAAAACAGTATTTCACGTTAATGCAGATGCAGCGGAAGCGCTTAAGAAGAACGGTTTCGGCACCGTGCAATCTTTAATACATGACGGTATTGCACGCGGTACATCTGTTGCTGTAAGCCTTGCTGATGAGCGGGATAATTTTGTGATAATAAATGACCAGGCGGCCGCGCACTACTCTTTCAGCAAAGGAACGGCAGCTACAAATTACCCATCGTCATTAATGGGCAGCATAGCCTTGTTGCGCCAAACCTATTATGATGCGCAATGGTATAAATCGCAAAAAACAGAGTACAATATCTCGCTGGATGAATTTAACAAAACACAGTCATTACCGCAGATATTTGAAGTAAGCGATCCGCAGAGCATTCTGCGGGCGGCTAAAATTGCCAAGGAGTTTGGCAAAACATACATTTTCAAAACGGATGGCTCGGAGTATCAGCGCATAGCTGCTGTAAAAGGCACCGGCGCTTCGCTTATTGTTCCGCTTAACTTCCCGGCCCCTTTCGAGATAGAGGACCCGCTTGATGCACGCAATGTGAGTTACCAGCAGTTAAAAAGCTGGGAACTGGCGCCTACCAACCCTGCCGCATTGGAAAAAGCTGGGATTAAATTTGCTTTAACCTCATACGGGTTGAGCAATACACGCGACTTCTGGGCCAACCTCCGTACCGCGATTAGTTATGGCTTAACTCCTAAACAGGCACTTGCTTCGTTAACCACCATACCTGCAGAAATGCTGGGCATCAGCGATAAAGTGGGCACGCTTGCAAAAGGCAAATTGGCCAGCTTTATTATCACTTCCGACACCTTGTTTAAAGCAGAGAACGTGATCTATGAAAACTGGGTGGAAGGCCGGCAGTACATTGTGTCTAAAATGGATGTTGCCGATATCAGTGGTAAATACAACCTCACCGGCGACGGTTTCGCCAATACCAACTTAACCATTAGCGGCAAGCCGGGAAGCTATGAAGCCAATATTGAGCGCACCGGTACTGATAGTGCTAAAGTACGCGGCACCATTACCCGAACAGGCGACGACATCAATATCTACTTTAATTACAAAAACAAACCTGCGGGCGTCATTCGCCTGTCGGGACATATCTCATCGGTTTCGCCGGTTACTATCCGTGGTAATGCGTTATTGCCAGATGGTGGTTCAACCGCGTTTAGCGCTGTATACGCAGGCACGGCACCAGCTGCAACAGCAGCTACCCGCCGCGATGCACAGAAACCAAATTTAGCAGTAGGCCCGGTAATTTACCCGTTTGCAGCTTACGGTTATACCGAACTGCCCAAAGCACAAACAGTGTTATTAAAGAACGGTACTGTTTGGACCAATGAAAAAAAAGGTGTGCTGCAAAATGCAGATGTGTTATTGGAGAACGGCAAGATTAAAGCCGTTGGCAAAAACCTATCCGCAGCAGGTGCAAAAGTAATTGATGCTACGGGCAAAAACATTACCGCAGGCATAGTAGATGAGCACTCGCATATAGCGGCAACAGGCGGCATAAACGAGGGTACACAATCGGTAACTTCAGAGGTCCGCATTGCTGATGTGATAGACGCAGAAGATATCAACATTTACCGTCAGTTAGCTGGTGGTGTTACCACCTCTCACATCTTGCACGGTTCGGCAAACGCCATAGGCGGGCAAACCCAATTGATGAAACATCGCTGGGGTATGCTTCCCGAAGAACTGAAGTTTGAAGGTGCAGACGGTTTCATTAAATTTGCACTGGGCGAAAACGTAAAGGGCAGTAATAACAACATCACCCCGGGTTCGGTACTGCGCTTCCCGCAAACACGTATGGGTGTTGAGGAAGTTTACATTGATGCGTTTACCCGTGCTAAAGAATACAAAGCTGCACGGGCGGTAAAAGGTAGCACTGCCCGCCGCGATCTGGAGCTGGATGCACTTTCAGAAATACTGGACAACAAGCGCTTTATCACCTGCCACTCCTACGTACAATCGGAAATTAACATGCTGATGCATGTTGCAGATAGCATGGGCTTCCATATAAACACCTTTACACACATTTTAGAAGGTTACAAAGTTGCCGATAAGATGAAGGCGCACAACATTGCCGGATCTACCTTCAGCGACTGGTGGGCTTATAAGAACGAGGTAGCCGAAGCTATACCTTACAATGGGAAGCTGATGCACGAGGTAGGTTTGATAACCGGTTTTAACTCTGATGATGAAGAAATGGCACGTCGCCTTAACCAGGAAGCAGGCAAAGCCGTTACTTACGGGCACATGAGCCAGGAGGAAGCGCTGAAACTGGTTACCCTAAACCCGGCTAAAATGATGCACGTGGATAACCGCATAGGCAGTTTAAAAGCCGGTAAAGATGCCGACGTGGTAGTATGGTCGGCCAACCCGCTGTCTATATACGCGGTTGCCGAGAAAACCTTTGTTGACGGTGTGCTTTACTGGGACATTGAGCAGGATGCCGCCCGCCAGAAAGCGATGAAAGCGGATGAAGGACGCATTATACAGAAGATGCTGGATGCAAAAAATGCAGGCAGCAACACGCAACGCCCCGCAGCAGGCCGCAGGCCGCGTTCTTACCAATGCGAAAGTTTAGAAGAAGAGAATTTTGTTGTGCAGGACGCTTACACCGAAATGGAAAAAGAGCGCGCCGCACGCGCAGCAGCAAGTAAACTAAAGTAA
- a CDS encoding T9SS type B sorting domain-containing protein, producing MNPPKGAFSTAPFSLFGTKLVFFIAILFAGLHATAARNPLSAGFYAGISSFAPSSGAPGTLIKIKGSGLAGATNVNIGNGAALIISTVDSTLTAMVMPGNVTGAVRVTTAGGAVLAAQATFTVLATPHPTAQMGPKLVDTTTYPKMIYLSGGTPPPGGVRYKSVNQGADVAVSADGNSAVVSSVTGLNYDNQYYGDPGSFTFYEKQQGKWKKTRFYAANSIYGVKQNTRLNADGTVLVNSGNNLEPTSVLEKKNGVWQKTSFFQFGSNADVSADGNTIILGYASVVQHRSGPEVNEFTTIYHRKNGSWTSDATPSEAITFGAGDAAGSVVAISGDAKTLAATSYFGYTYIMRFDGTAWQVQAKLPVAGGVTLNTDGNVLIESLSGSTSFYTRINGAWSKAQDIPETGKPSVTADTKVVMFPGYNGPVTYIRNTAGVWQKQDLGLPTSSASNVSISADGTTALSGFPDDASAGQILTKRYIFNTGSTTIPTDSTYITYPYGSATAYGIQPAAIIAGVSPATGSVGTVVKVKGTNLSGATQLTISGKKAVILSVNDNEVTAMAMPGTVNGSVSITTVAGTVSGGSFTVTPTLYPNVQKQPILADTTKYKRFTYEPQPYLNQGQSVAISADGKTALVGSRLGFSNFKPGGGPPIGGVSSYKNVDGEWLKDGVFPHQGWPGFGNSVALSGDGNTAVVGQLIVEQGKPFTANFFTRLNGVWNTNPFVTSFEVSGFAMTVDGNSIFATQGNNDRSNNDRTWSSAVLYQRKGNTWVMSDLKDNQGEHIVGVTVASVSADGSTLALAPMIHSNRYSNDFYPATSGIGFVYAKTDNGWQKQLSLEGILLGTVLSADGNVIVTRKMQVLVRTDTTWTLKQTLPEAGIPSISADGATIMITTDAGPVAYTRGTGMVWKKQANTYPKDQVQAAVSIALTPDATMAFIGNPRDSSTIPNRVRSSTTDSYSIYDFSLGGAYTYHIGEAVAAPGGYATLLNFTNTTATSTTLNWTNGPGGKRAVFLHVNAGSSPVLADLTTYTADAAAFSKGAQLGTTGWYCVYNGTGNTVNISNLTGGTKYYAVVIEYNGAPGLEKYYTTRMSPAYVVTPVVAQPTQASNLAFSNIGGTTSTVNWTNGSGTSRAVFISNSNSGAPLPANVYYSSNVRFGSGNQIGSSGWYCIYNGTGSTTNVIGLTSGGTYRVAVVEYNGTIDKPLYITNNIAPANLTTPITPPTAYTYGLTFSNTTFNSTKATWVSGNGTARAVFVRAGGKSAINPTTGVTYSANSTFGLGSQEGTSGWYCVYNGTANTTNIFGLSASSTYTVLVVEYNGTAGSEAYLKTGYNPASVTTTANIMRVASNGYNTTDLAPGLNGTGNSAVVANNILSPNGDGKNDTWIVSNIESYPENTVNVTDGGGNVVFSKKGYANDWAGTYRGGVLSEGTYYYTIDLGKSNLIKGFFTVVRDR from the coding sequence ATGAACCCACCTAAAGGTGCTTTTTCAACAGCCCCGTTCAGCCTTTTTGGTACAAAACTAGTTTTCTTTATTGCTATCCTTTTTGCAGGTTTGCATGCAACAGCAGCAAGAAACCCGCTTTCTGCAGGTTTTTATGCAGGAATATCTTCATTTGCGCCTTCGAGTGGTGCACCCGGTACATTAATCAAAATAAAGGGTTCTGGCCTGGCAGGGGCTACCAACGTTAACATTGGTAATGGTGCAGCCCTAATTATTTCTACTGTAGATAGCACCCTTACTGCAATGGTAATGCCCGGTAACGTAACAGGCGCTGTGCGGGTTACAACAGCAGGTGGTGCAGTGTTAGCCGCCCAGGCTACTTTCACAGTACTTGCAACGCCTCATCCTACAGCACAAATGGGCCCTAAACTGGTGGATACTACAACGTATCCAAAAATGATTTATCTGAGCGGCGGTACGCCTCCTCCAGGGGGGGTGAGGTATAAATCTGTTAATCAGGGTGCTGATGTTGCTGTTAGTGCCGATGGTAACAGCGCAGTGGTATCCTCTGTTACCGGCCTTAATTATGATAATCAATATTATGGCGATCCCGGATCGTTTACTTTTTACGAAAAACAGCAGGGTAAATGGAAAAAAACCAGGTTCTACGCTGCTAATTCGATATATGGTGTAAAACAAAACACAAGGTTGAATGCAGATGGAACGGTACTTGTAAATTCGGGCAATAACCTTGAACCAACATCCGTATTAGAAAAGAAGAACGGCGTTTGGCAAAAAACTTCGTTCTTTCAATTTGGCAGCAACGCCGATGTGAGTGCGGATGGCAATACCATAATACTTGGCTATGCAAGTGTTGTACAACACAGGAGTGGACCCGAAGTAAATGAGTTCACAACAATTTATCACCGAAAGAATGGTTCGTGGACTTCTGACGCAACTCCAAGTGAGGCAATTACCTTTGGTGCCGGCGACGCAGCCGGCAGTGTGGTGGCCATAAGCGGCGACGCTAAAACGCTTGCCGCAACGTCATACTTTGGTTACACCTATATAATGAGATTTGACGGCACAGCCTGGCAGGTGCAAGCAAAGTTGCCGGTGGCGGGCGGCGTAACCCTTAACACTGATGGTAATGTGCTTATAGAGTCGCTCTCAGGCTCAACATCTTTTTATACGCGTATTAATGGCGCCTGGAGCAAAGCTCAGGACATACCTGAAACCGGGAAGCCATCAGTGACTGCAGATACCAAAGTGGTGATGTTTCCGGGCTATAATGGGCCTGTAACCTACATCCGTAATACTGCAGGTGTGTGGCAAAAGCAAGACCTTGGATTACCAACCAGTTCTGCCAGTAATGTTTCCATCAGTGCAGATGGTACCACTGCATTATCCGGCTTTCCGGATGATGCCAGCGCCGGGCAAATACTAACCAAGCGGTATATTTTTAACACAGGTAGTACTACCATACCTACCGATAGTACTTACATTACCTATCCGTATGGCAGTGCTACGGCATATGGCATACAGCCTGCGGCTATCATCGCAGGCGTCAGCCCGGCTACCGGGTCTGTTGGTACCGTAGTAAAAGTTAAAGGTACCAACCTTAGCGGAGCCACTCAACTGACAATTAGCGGCAAGAAAGCCGTTATATTGTCTGTAAATGATAACGAGGTGACGGCTATGGCAATGCCGGGCACAGTTAATGGTAGTGTAAGTATAACAACCGTGGCAGGCACCGTCAGCGGCGGCAGTTTTACCGTTACGCCTACTTTGTATCCAAACGTTCAAAAACAACCAATACTAGCCGATACCACTAAGTATAAGAGATTTACATATGAACCCCAGCCTTATTTAAACCAGGGGCAGTCGGTTGCAATTAGTGCTGACGGCAAAACCGCGCTGGTAGGTTCCAGGTTGGGTTTCTCTAATTTTAAACCTGGAGGCGGTCCACCTATAGGGGGTGTGTCATCATACAAAAACGTGGATGGAGAATGGTTAAAAGATGGCGTGTTCCCTCACCAGGGATGGCCAGGCTTTGGAAATTCTGTAGCGTTAAGCGGTGATGGCAATACAGCGGTGGTGGGCCAGTTGATAGTTGAACAAGGTAAGCCGTTTACTGCGAACTTTTTCACACGGTTGAACGGTGTTTGGAATACCAATCCGTTTGTTACTTCTTTTGAGGTATCAGGTTTCGCCATGACGGTTGACGGGAATAGCATTTTTGCCACGCAAGGCAATAATGATCGTAGCAATAATGATCGTACGTGGAGTAGTGCAGTGCTTTACCAAAGAAAAGGTAATACTTGGGTGATGTCTGATCTGAAAGACAACCAGGGCGAGCATATAGTAGGTGTGACAGTAGCTAGTGTAAGCGCTGATGGAAGTACACTTGCGTTAGCCCCTATGATACACAGTAACCGTTATTCAAACGACTTTTATCCCGCTACATCAGGTATCGGCTTTGTTTATGCCAAGACTGATAATGGGTGGCAAAAACAGCTAAGCCTCGAAGGTATCCTTCTGGGCACAGTACTGAGCGCCGATGGTAATGTTATTGTAACCCGTAAAATGCAGGTACTTGTACGTACCGACACCACCTGGACTTTGAAACAAACACTGCCTGAAGCAGGCATACCTTCGATAAGTGCCGACGGCGCAACAATCATGATTACAACAGATGCTGGACCTGTGGCTTATACCCGCGGCACCGGCATGGTCTGGAAAAAACAAGCTAATACATATCCAAAGGACCAGGTGCAGGCTGCTGTGTCGATAGCTCTTACACCAGATGCTACAATGGCGTTCATAGGAAATCCCCGGGACAGTTCTACTATCCCGAATAGAGTGCGGTCTTCGACAACGGACTCTTACTCGATTTATGATTTTTCGTTAGGCGGGGCTTATACTTATCATATAGGCGAGGCTGTAGCAGCCCCTGGTGGTTACGCTACCTTACTAAATTTCACAAATACAACTGCAACCAGCACAACCCTGAACTGGACAAACGGCCCTGGTGGCAAGCGCGCGGTATTCCTGCATGTAAACGCTGGTAGCTCTCCGGTCCTGGCAGACCTTACCACCTACACCGCTGATGCAGCAGCATTCAGCAAAGGTGCCCAACTTGGTACAACGGGTTGGTACTGCGTTTATAACGGCACCGGCAATACGGTAAACATCAGCAACCTTACGGGCGGTACAAAGTATTACGCTGTTGTAATAGAATACAATGGCGCGCCGGGTTTAGAAAAGTATTATACGACCCGTATGTCACCGGCATACGTTGTAACACCTGTTGTTGCCCAGCCAACACAGGCGTCAAACCTCGCGTTCAGTAACATTGGAGGAACAACCAGCACAGTAAACTGGACAAATGGCAGCGGCACCAGCCGAGCAGTTTTCATCAGCAATAGTAACAGTGGTGCCCCGCTGCCTGCTAATGTATACTACTCATCCAACGTCAGGTTTGGCTCCGGCAACCAGATAGGGTCAAGCGGCTGGTATTGTATCTATAACGGTACCGGGTCTACAACAAATGTTATCGGCCTTACTTCTGGTGGCACTTACCGCGTAGCAGTGGTAGAGTACAATGGCACTATTGATAAGCCGCTGTATATTACAAACAACATAGCTCCGGCAAACTTAACCACGCCTATTACACCTCCAACAGCTTACACTTACGGGTTAACCTTTAGCAATACTACTTTTAATTCTACCAAAGCTACCTGGGTAAGCGGTAACGGAACGGCTCGCGCGGTGTTTGTGCGTGCAGGTGGTAAAAGCGCAATTAACCCGACAACGGGCGTAACTTATTCTGCCAACAGCACATTTGGGCTTGGCAGTCAGGAGGGTACAAGCGGTTGGTACTGCGTGTACAACGGAACGGCAAATACAACAAACATCTTTGGCCTGTCGGCATCATCAACCTACACCGTGTTGGTTGTTGAATATAACGGCACTGCAGGTTCCGAAGCTTACCTTAAAACCGGTTACAACCCCGCATCAGTTACCACAACTGCAAACATCATGCGCGTAGCCAGCAATGGTTATAACACCACCGATCTTGCACCTGGCTTAAATGGTACAGGTAATAGCGCTGTAGTAGCTAACAACATCCTTTCTCCAAATGGCGACGGTAAGAACGACACCTGGATAGTAAGCAACATCGAAAGCTATCCCGAGAATACCGTTAATGTAACCGATGGCGGTGGTAATGTTGTATTCAGTAAGAAAGGCTATGCTAATGACTGGGCAGGTACCTATCGCGGCGGTGTGCTTTCAGAAGGCACTTATTATTATACAATAGATCTTGGTAAATCAAACCTGATTAAAGGGTTCTTCACTGTTGTAAGAGACAGGTAG
- a CDS encoding PorP/SprF family type IX secretion system membrane protein, translating into MKFKIPGMPKACFVILAVLCLGGNVAKSQSVLQAAFFQNQYITNPAMAGLTQGLNLNLGLQQQFNSVPGSPKMQNFTADYNSGGNVGTGLNVNNDQAGLISRTRIMATYAYHLRLGKNDKLNFGLSLGLNNVFIDYNRIIGDPGDGSVDKFNRRSVYVDGDLGVAYTSSQFTIQGAVPNLRSIFLKNDQELDALRNTFFTAVSYKLLLNNNNNFTLEPKVAYRGIKGFDNILDTGANLNMAEYNFSISGMYHSNKSGTIGVGINLKPVDVLLAYTNNTSSLNSYANNTFEIGLKLNLLNKE; encoded by the coding sequence ATGAAATTTAAAATACCCGGCATGCCAAAGGCATGCTTTGTTATACTTGCGGTGTTGTGCCTGGGTGGCAATGTAGCTAAGTCGCAATCTGTATTGCAAGCTGCATTCTTTCAAAACCAGTACATTACCAATCCGGCAATGGCGGGGCTTACACAAGGGCTTAACTTAAACCTTGGCTTACAGCAACAGTTTAACAGCGTACCCGGGAGCCCGAAGATGCAGAACTTTACTGCTGATTATAATTCGGGTGGAAACGTGGGCACTGGCTTAAATGTAAATAACGATCAGGCGGGGCTTATCAGCCGTACACGTATAATGGCCACTTACGCTTACCACTTGCGGCTAGGCAAGAACGATAAATTGAACTTTGGCCTTTCACTGGGACTTAACAACGTGTTTATAGATTATAACCGGATTATTGGCGACCCTGGCGATGGCTCTGTAGATAAGTTTAACAGGCGTAGCGTTTATGTTGATGGCGACCTTGGTGTTGCTTACACTAGCAGCCAGTTCACCATCCAGGGGGCTGTGCCTAACCTTCGAAGCATATTTTTAAAAAACGACCAGGAACTGGACGCTTTACGCAATACTTTTTTTACTGCAGTAAGTTATAAGCTGCTGTTAAATAACAATAATAACTTTACGCTGGAACCAAAGGTTGCTTACCGGGGCATAAAAGGGTTTGATAATATACTGGATACCGGGGCAAACCTGAATATGGCCGAATATAACTTTAGCATTTCCGGAATGTATCATAGCAACAAAAGCGGAACAATTGGTGTAGGTATAAACCTTAAGCCTGTGGATGTATTACTGGCCTACACAAACAACACCTCAAGCCTAAACTCTTATGCAAACAACACTTTTGAGATTGGGCTTAAGTTGAATTTGTTGAATAAAGAATAA